A section of the Rhodobacter sp. genome encodes:
- a CDS encoding SCP2 sterol-binding domain-containing protein, with the protein MSSIIDKAVEALQGKVSGGFDGSAKFVIEGEGAIVLDSQGVRAGDEDTSVTLTASAETFEGMMNGEVNPTMAFMSGKLKIDGSMGEAMKLASILG; encoded by the coding sequence ATGAGCAGCATCATCGACAAGGCCGTCGAGGCCCTGCAAGGCAAGGTTTCGGGCGGTTTCGACGGCTCGGCCAAATTCGTCATCGAGGGCGAGGGGGCGATTGTCCTCGATTCGCAAGGCGTGCGCGCCGGCGACGAGGACACCAGCGTGACCTTGACCGCCTCGGCCGAGACGTTCGAGGGCATGATGAACGGCGAGGTGAACCCCACCATGGCCTTCATGTCGGGCAAGTTGAAGATCGACGGCTCGATGGGCGAGGCGATGAAGCTCGCCTCGATCCTGGGCTGA
- a CDS encoding UDP-N-acetylmuramoyl-tripeptide--D-alanyl-D-alanine ligase: MVLWTGTEAETATGGAATAPFSVTGISIDTRSLQPGDLFVALKAARDGHDFVAQAFENGAAAALVSHVPPGVSGPCLVVDDVLRGLTALGEAGRARTRARVIGVTGSVGKTSTKEMLRAMLDAFGSVHAAEASFNNHWGVPITLARLPRDTDFAVVEIGMNHPGEIAPLARLARPDVAMITTVAPAHLEAFESLEGIAREKSDIYLGLQDHGTAVFPNDLDVTPILESAAPRARISFGEGGEVCLTSMRQANGATVVSARVEGQTYHIRLADAGAHFARNALGCLAVAKALDLDLALAAQALGRWRPPAGRGKRESLLLDPATDARAVLIDDAFNANPASLAAALDVLAATDPGPGGRRIAILGDMLELGPDEVALHQAVARHPALTVTAVVHCVGPRMAHLWQALPESKRGRCVPRAEDLVDRAHHLLHPGDVVLVKGSKGSYVSRVVDALRHLSHSMPEDPTGE; the protein is encoded by the coding sequence CTGCAACCCGGGGACCTGTTCGTCGCCCTCAAGGCCGCGCGCGACGGGCATGATTTCGTCGCACAGGCCTTTGAAAACGGCGCTGCCGCGGCGCTGGTGTCGCATGTGCCGCCGGGCGTCTCGGGGCCGTGCCTGGTGGTGGACGACGTGCTGCGCGGCCTGACCGCGCTGGGCGAGGCCGGGCGCGCACGGACCCGGGCGCGGGTCATCGGCGTGACGGGGTCGGTCGGCAAGACCTCGACCAAGGAAATGCTGCGCGCGATGCTCGATGCCTTTGGCAGCGTGCACGCCGCCGAGGCCAGCTTCAACAACCATTGGGGCGTGCCGATCACCCTGGCCCGTCTGCCGCGTGACACCGATTTCGCCGTGGTCGAAATCGGCATGAACCACCCCGGCGAGATCGCGCCCCTGGCCCGTCTGGCGCGCCCCGATGTGGCGATGATCACCACCGTCGCCCCCGCCCATCTGGAGGCCTTCGAGTCCCTCGAGGGCATCGCCCGCGAAAAGTCAGACATATACCTTGGCTTGCAAGACCATGGAACTGCTGTGTTTCCCAATGATCTTGACGTGACGCCGATCCTGGAATCGGCGGCGCCTCGCGCGCGGATCAGCTTTGGCGAGGGCGGCGAGGTCTGTCTGACATCCATGCGTCAGGCCAATGGGGCGACTGTGGTCTCGGCCCGGGTCGAAGGTCAGACCTATCACATCCGCCTCGCCGATGCCGGCGCCCATTTCGCGCGCAACGCGCTGGGGTGCCTGGCGGTGGCGAAGGCGCTGGACCTCGACCTGGCGCTGGCGGCACAGGCACTGGGACGGTGGCGCCCGCCGGCCGGACGGGGCAAGCGCGAAAGCCTCTTGCTGGACCCGGCAACGGATGCCCGCGCGGTGCTGATCGACGACGCCTTCAACGCCAACCCGGCCTCGCTGGCGGCGGCGCTCGATGTTCTCGCCGCGACCGATCCCGGACCGGGTGGGCGGCGCATCGCCATTCTGGGCGACATGCTGGAACTTGGCCCTGACGAGGTTGCGCTGCATCAGGCCGTGGCGCGGCATCCGGCGCTGACGGTGACGGCGGTCGTGCACTGCGTCGGCCCGCGCATGGCGCATCTGTGGCAGGCACTGCCCGAGTCGAAGCGCGGCCGCTGCGTGCCCCGGGCCGAGGACCTGGTGGACCGCGCCCACCACCTGCTGCATCCCGGCGATGTGGTGCTGGTGAAGGGCTCGAAAGGAAGTTATGTGTCGCGCGTGGTCGATGCGCTGCGGCATCTGAGCCATTCCATGCCCGAGGACCCGACGGGAGAGTGA
- a CDS encoding RNA-binding S4 domain-containing protein: MSTDPGSVRLDKWLWHARFFKSRSLAAAACAGPMRLNGQPVAKPAQPVRAGDVLTFVQGRVVRVVRVLAPGTRRGPASEAQALYEDLSPPGATEPADPSAPRPEPGGRPTGRDRRRFDAGQSGAAG; this comes from the coding sequence GTGTCCACGGACCCCGGTTCCGTCCGGCTGGACAAGTGGCTGTGGCACGCGCGGTTCTTCAAATCGCGCAGCCTCGCCGCCGCCGCCTGCGCGGGGCCGATGCGCTTGAACGGCCAGCCGGTGGCGAAGCCCGCGCAACCCGTGCGTGCGGGCGACGTGCTGACATTCGTGCAAGGCCGCGTGGTCCGGGTGGTCCGGGTGCTGGCCCCCGGCACCCGGCGCGGCCCCGCGTCCGAGGCGCAGGCGCTCTATGAAGACCTCTCGCCCCCTGGTGCGACCGAGCCCGCCGATCCGTCCGCGCCGAGGCCCGAACCGGGCGGGCGCCCGACCGGACGCGACCGGCGCCGATTTGACGCGGGGCAAAGTGGCGCAGCGGGTTGA
- a CDS encoding ferredoxin family protein, with product MTYVVIDNCIACKYTDCVEVCPVDCFYEGENFLVIHPDECIDCGVCEPECPADAIRPDTEPGLESWVELNRKYAEVWPVITQRRDPLPEATERDGEKDKLTRYFSEKPGQGS from the coding sequence ATGACCTATGTCGTGATCGACAACTGCATCGCTTGCAAATACACCGACTGCGTCGAAGTGTGCCCGGTAGACTGCTTCTACGAGGGTGAGAACTTTCTGGTGATCCACCCCGACGAATGCATCGATTGCGGCGTCTGCGAACCCGAATGCCCCGCCGACGCGATTCGCCCCGATACCGAACCGGGGCTGGAAAGCTGGGTCGAACTGAACCGGAAATACGCCGAGGTCTGGCCTGTCATCACCCAACGCCGCGACCCCCTGCCCGAGGCGACGGAGCGCGACGGCGAGAAGGACAAGCTGACCAGATATTTCTCGGAGAAACCCGGTCAGGGCAGTTGA
- a CDS encoding helicase, producing the protein MSRQGRVTAVLGPTNTGKTHYAIERMLAHRTGVIGLPLRLLAREVYDRIVALRGPSVVALVTGEERIVPERTQYWVCTTEAMPLEIGADFVAVDEIQLCADADRGHVFTDRLLNARGLTETLFLGSDTMRGAIAALVPGAQFVRRERLSTLSYAGSKKIARMPSRSAIVAFSVENVYAIAELIRRQKGGCALVMGALSPRTRNAQVELYQNGDVDYLVATDAIGMGLNLDIRHIAFAGTAKFDGRRMRPLNPDELAQIAGRAGRHTADGTFGVTGEARPLQPDVIEAIESHQFLPVRKLQWRSARLEFGTVDRLIHSLETPTRDEWLTRVREADDLMALKSLAALPEVTGRLRDARDVRLLWDVCRIPDFRGISHTEHAGLLARLFGFLHDGGRIPTDWLARAIARIDRVQGDIDTLSRRLAFIRTWTYVAQRAGWVDDETHWRGETRAVEDRLSDALHARLTATFVDRRTSVLLRRLNQKESLVAEVNDKGEVTVEGEFIGRLEGFRFRQDKTASPDEAKTLRQAAVAALAPAFHLRADKFYNAPDTEMDFTEQGGLMWGSDAVGKLVAGPDALRPQAVAFVDDEAGADVAEKVRRRLQHFIDRKVAAQFEPLANLQRDESLTGLARGFAFQLVEALGVLPRDGVADDVKALDQDARGALRKHGVRFGQFTVFLPALLKPAPTRLRLVLWSLAQGLDMFPESPPPGLVTIPNLPDVPMQHYTLSGYRPAGSRAVRIDMLERLADILRTRDARAGFEAAPEMLSITGMTLEQFADLMQGLGYAAEKGERVKARSPAASVEASAEEIAARAQAQADAAHIVTEEPAEGVAESGAETAAETATAAEEMEVFYSFRWAPRPRQTRGPRRDHGRDGQAPQGERAPREKRDGDRPRRDPAKGDGKGDGRTEGKPRGDRNDRPKGGKPGKRDDQRRDAQKPRSFTSGPDRKRDRIDPDNPFAAALMGLKDKT; encoded by the coding sequence ATGAGCAGGCAAGGGCGGGTCACGGCGGTCCTGGGACCGACCAACACCGGCAAGACGCATTATGCCATCGAACGGATGCTCGCCCACCGCACCGGCGTCATCGGCCTGCCGCTGCGTCTGCTGGCGCGCGAGGTCTACGACCGCATCGTCGCGCTGCGTGGCCCCTCGGTGGTGGCGCTGGTCACGGGCGAGGAACGTATCGTGCCCGAGCGCACCCAATACTGGGTCTGCACGACCGAGGCGATGCCGCTTGAAATCGGTGCCGATTTCGTCGCCGTGGACGAGATCCAGCTTTGCGCCGACGCCGACCGGGGCCATGTCTTTACCGACCGGCTGCTGAACGCGCGCGGCCTGACCGAGACGCTGTTTCTGGGTTCGGACACGATGCGGGGTGCCATTGCCGCGCTGGTGCCCGGGGCCCAGTTCGTCCGGCGCGAGCGTTTGTCCACGCTCAGCTACGCGGGGTCGAAAAAGATCGCGCGGATGCCGTCCCGTTCGGCCATCGTCGCGTTCTCGGTCGAGAACGTCTATGCCATCGCCGAATTGATCCGCCGCCAAAAGGGCGGTTGCGCGCTGGTCATGGGCGCGCTCAGCCCGCGCACCCGCAACGCCCAGGTCGAGCTCTACCAGAACGGCGACGTGGACTACCTGGTGGCGACCGATGCGATCGGCATGGGTCTGAACCTGGACATCCGTCACATCGCCTTTGCCGGCACCGCCAAGTTCGACGGCCGGCGGATGCGCCCCCTCAATCCCGACGAGCTGGCGCAGATTGCCGGCCGCGCGGGGCGTCATACCGCGGACGGGACCTTTGGCGTCACGGGCGAGGCCCGCCCCTTGCAACCCGACGTGATCGAGGCGATCGAATCCCACCAGTTTCTGCCGGTGCGAAAACTGCAATGGCGCAGCGCGCGGCTGGAATTCGGCACCGTGGATCGCCTGATCCACAGTCTGGAAACGCCCACGCGCGACGAGTGGCTGACCCGCGTGCGCGAGGCCGACGACCTGATGGCGCTGAAATCCCTGGCCGCGCTGCCCGAGGTGACGGGCCGGTTGCGCGACGCGCGCGACGTGCGTCTGCTGTGGGATGTCTGCCGGATTCCCGATTTTCGGGGCATTTCACACACCGAACACGCCGGACTGCTGGCGCGACTCTTCGGTTTCCTGCATGATGGGGGACGCATCCCCACCGACTGGCTGGCGCGCGCGATTGCGCGCATCGACCGGGTGCAGGGGGACATCGACACGCTGTCGCGCCGCCTTGCGTTCATCCGCACTTGGACCTACGTCGCGCAACGGGCGGGTTGGGTCGATGACGAAACCCATTGGCGCGGCGAAACGCGCGCTGTAGAAGACCGCCTGTCGGATGCCTTGCACGCGCGTCTGACCGCGACATTTGTTGACCGGCGCACCTCTGTTCTGCTGCGCCGGTTGAACCAGAAGGAGAGCCTTGTGGCCGAGGTGAACGACAAGGGCGAAGTGACGGTCGAGGGGGAGTTCATCGGCCGCCTCGAGGGATTCCGCTTCCGCCAGGACAAGACCGCATCGCCCGACGAGGCGAAGACGCTCCGCCAGGCGGCCGTGGCCGCGCTGGCGCCCGCGTTCCACCTGCGCGCGGACAAGTTCTACAATGCGCCCGATACCGAGATGGACTTCACCGAGCAGGGTGGCCTGATGTGGGGGTCGGACGCAGTCGGCAAGCTGGTCGCCGGTCCCGACGCGCTGCGCCCGCAGGCGGTGGCCTTCGTCGATGACGAGGCCGGCGCCGACGTGGCGGAAAAGGTGCGCCGCCGGCTGCAACACTTCATCGACCGCAAGGTCGCCGCGCAGTTCGAGCCGCTGGCCAACCTGCAACGCGACGAAAGCCTGACCGGGCTGGCGCGCGGCTTTGCCTTCCAGTTGGTCGAGGCGCTGGGCGTCCTGCCGCGCGACGGTGTCGCCGACGATGTCAAGGCGCTGGACCAGGATGCGCGCGGCGCGCTGCGCAAGCATGGCGTCCGGTTCGGCCAGTTCACCGTCTTTCTGCCCGCGTTGCTGAAGCCGGCGCCGACGCGTTTGCGGCTGGTGCTGTGGTCGCTGGCGCAAGGGCTCGACATGTTCCCCGAAAGCCCGCCGCCCGGGCTGGTGACCATTCCGAACCTGCCCGACGTGCCGATGCAGCATTACACGCTTTCGGGGTATCGCCCCGCCGGGTCGCGCGCGGTGCGCATCGACATGCTGGAACGCCTGGCCGACATCCTGCGCACCCGCGACGCGCGCGCCGGGTTCGAGGCCGCGCCGGAAATGCTGTCGATCACCGGCATGACGCTCGAGCAGTTCGCCGATCTCATGCAGGGGCTGGGCTATGCCGCCGAAAAAGGCGAGCGGGTCAAGGCGCGCTCTCCTGCGGCCTCGGTCGAGGCCAGCGCCGAGGAAATCGCCGCCCGCGCCCAGGCCCAGGCTGACGCCGCGCATATCGTGACCGAAGAGCCCGCCGAAGGGGTCGCCGAATCTGGCGCCGAAACCGCGGCCGAGACCGCGACTGCGGCCGAGGAGATGGAGGTCTTCTATTCCTTCCGCTGGGCGCCGCGTCCGCGCCAGACCCGCGGTCCGCGCCGCGACCATGGTCGCGACGGCCAGGCGCCCCAGGGCGAGCGCGCGCCGCGCGAAAAGCGCGATGGCGATCGCCCGCGCCGTGACCCCGCAAAGGGCGATGGCAAGGGCGACGGGCGCACCGAGGGCAAGCCGCGGGGCGACCGCAACGACCGGCCCAAGGGCGGCAAGCCCGGCAAGCGCGACGACCAGCGTCGCGACGCGCAGAAGCCGCGCAGCTTCACCTCGGGCCCGGATCGCAAGCGCGACCGGATCGACCCCGACAACCCCTTCGCCGCCGCGCTGATGGGGCTGAAGGACAAGACCTGA
- a CDS encoding tetratricopeptide repeat protein, whose protein sequence is MDALLQQLADPANDRWQRVQRQILRDWEDSGSAALDYIFQRGKAALDAGDAETAVDHFSFVLERAPDFAQAWAARANAYYLANRLGQSLSDIQQALRLNPFQFNALAGLGAIFEQLDQPERALAAYHASLTINPHQQAVIEAVSRLALASQGTAL, encoded by the coding sequence ATGGACGCGCTTTTGCAACAGCTTGCGGACCCTGCGAACGATCGTTGGCAGCGGGTCCAGCGCCAGATCCTGCGCGACTGGGAAGATTCGGGGTCGGCGGCGCTGGACTACATCTTTCAGCGGGGCAAGGCGGCACTGGACGCGGGCGACGCGGAAACCGCGGTCGATCACTTCAGCTTCGTGCTGGAGCGCGCGCCCGATTTCGCCCAGGCCTGGGCCGCGCGCGCGAACGCCTATTACCTGGCCAACCGGCTGGGGCAATCGCTGTCCGACATCCAACAGGCGCTGCGGCTGAACCCCTTCCAGTTCAACGCACTGGCAGGGCTGGGCGCGATTTTCGAACAGCTTGACCAGCCTGAGCGTGCGCTGGCGGCCTATCACGCCTCGCTCACCATCAACCCGCATCAGCAGGCGGTGATCGAGGCCGTCTCGCGGCTGGCCCTTGCCTCGCAGGGCACGGCCCTTTAG
- a CDS encoding YebC/PmpR family DNA-binding transcriptional regulator yields MAGHSKWANIQHRKGRQDAVRSKLFSKFSKEITVAAKMGDPDPDKNPRLRLAIKEAKSQSMPKDNIERAIKKATGGDADSYEEIRYEGYGPGGVAVIVETMTDNRNRTASNVRSVFAKYGGNLGETGSVGFMFDRMGQILYPVSAGDADSVMDAAIEAGASDVESGEDGHVIWCEFTDVGEVSSALEAALGESESTKLVWKPQTTTELDLEGMQKLMKLIDALEDDDDVQTVTANFEASDEVMEQL; encoded by the coding sequence ATGGCAGGCCATTCCAAATGGGCCAACATCCAGCATCGCAAAGGGCGGCAGGACGCCGTCCGTTCGAAGCTGTTCTCGAAGTTCTCGAAGGAAATCACCGTCGCCGCCAAGATGGGCGACCCCGATCCCGACAAGAACCCCCGCCTGCGGCTGGCGATCAAGGAAGCCAAGTCGCAGTCGATGCCCAAGGACAACATCGAACGCGCGATCAAGAAGGCGACCGGCGGTGATGCCGACAGCTACGAGGAAATCCGCTACGAGGGCTATGGCCCGGGCGGAGTGGCGGTGATCGTCGAGACCATGACCGACAACCGCAACCGCACGGCCTCGAACGTGCGCTCGGTCTTTGCCAAATACGGCGGCAACCTGGGCGAGACGGGCTCGGTCGGGTTCATGTTCGACCGTATGGGGCAGATCCTGTATCCGGTCTCGGCGGGGGATGCGGATTCGGTGATGGACGCGGCGATCGAGGCCGGGGCCTCGGACGTGGAGAGCGGCGAGGACGGCCATGTGATCTGGTGCGAATTCACCGATGTGGGCGAGGTTTCGAGCGCGCTGGAGGCAGCACTGGGCGAGTCCGAATCGACCAAGCTGGTCTGGAAGCCGCAGACCACGACCGAGCTGGACCTCGAAGGGATGCAGAAGCTGATGAAGCTGATCGACGCGCTCGAGGATGACGACGACGTGCAGACCGTCACGGCGAATTTCGAAGCCTCGGACGAGGTGATGGAGCAGCTCTGA
- a CDS encoding phospho-N-acetylmuramoyl-pentapeptide-transferase, whose product MLYWLAEFSESFIAFNLFRYITVRAGAAFFTALIFGFVFGKPLINLLRRRQGKGQPIREDGPESHLLTKKGTPTMGGLLILSALTFSTLLWARLDNVYVWLVLGVTLGFGAIGFADDYAKVKKANTKGVSGKIRMALGLLIALVAAIIAMYSHPADLQGQLALPVFKTALINLGWFFVPFAMLVIVGSANAVNLTDGLDGLAIMPVMIAAGTLGVIAYAVGRVDFTSYLDVHYVPGTGELLVFTAALAGGGLGFLWYNAPPAAVFMGDTGSLALGGALGAIAVATKHEIVLAIVGGLFVVEALSVIIQVAYFKRTGRRVFLMAPIHHHFEKKGWAEPQIVIRFWIISLVLALIGLATLKIR is encoded by the coding sequence ATGTTGTACTGGCTGGCCGAGTTTTCCGAATCCTTCATCGCCTTCAACCTGTTTCGCTACATCACCGTGCGCGCGGGGGCGGCGTTTTTTACCGCGCTGATTTTCGGGTTTGTCTTTGGCAAGCCGCTGATCAATTTGCTCAGGCGGCGCCAGGGCAAGGGTCAGCCGATCCGCGAAGACGGGCCGGAATCGCATCTGCTGACCAAGAAGGGCACGCCGACCATGGGCGGGCTGCTGATCCTGTCGGCGCTGACGTTTTCGACCTTGCTCTGGGCACGGCTCGACAATGTCTATGTCTGGCTGGTTCTGGGCGTCACGCTGGGTTTCGGGGCGATCGGCTTTGCCGACGATTACGCCAAGGTCAAGAAAGCCAACACCAAGGGCGTCTCGGGCAAGATCCGCATGGCGCTGGGGCTGCTGATTGCGTTGGTCGCCGCCATCATCGCGATGTATTCCCACCCGGCCGATTTGCAGGGCCAACTGGCGCTGCCGGTGTTCAAGACCGCGCTCATAAACCTGGGCTGGTTCTTTGTGCCCTTCGCGATGCTGGTCATCGTCGGATCGGCGAACGCGGTCAATCTGACGGACGGCCTGGACGGTCTGGCGATCATGCCGGTGATGATCGCGGCCGGCACGCTGGGGGTGATCGCCTATGCCGTGGGCCGGGTCGATTTCACCTCGTATCTGGATGTGCATTACGTTCCGGGAACGGGCGAGCTGCTGGTTTTCACGGCCGCGCTGGCCGGCGGCGGGCTGGGCTTTCTGTGGTATAACGCGCCGCCCGCGGCGGTCTTCATGGGCGACACCGGCTCGCTCGCGCTGGGGGGCGCGCTGGGGGCGATCGCGGTCGCCACCAAGCACGAAATCGTGCTGGCGATCGTCGGCGGGTTGTTCGTCGTCGAGGCGCTGAGCGTCATCATCCAGGTCGCCTATTTCAAGCGCACCGGACGCCGCGTTTTCCTGATGGCACCGATCCACCACCACTTTGAAAAGAAGGGGTGGGCCGAGCCGCAGATCGTCATCCGCTTCTGGATCATCTCGTTGGTGCTGGCGCTGATCGGCCTGGCGACGCTGAAGATCCGCTGA
- a CDS encoding CarD family transcriptional regulator: MSKTRKAEFRPNEFVVYPAHGVGQIVSIEEREIAGMQLELFVISFEKDKMTLRVPTDKATAVGMRSLSSPDIVSKALATLKGKARVKRAMWSRRAQEYEQKINSGDLLAIAEVVRDLHRTDDQREQSYSERQLYEAALERLTREVAAVSGIDEAGAAKQVDEVLVARAA, translated from the coding sequence ATGAGCAAGACCCGCAAGGCCGAATTCCGCCCCAACGAATTCGTCGTCTATCCCGCGCATGGCGTGGGTCAGATCGTCTCGATCGAGGAGCGTGAAATCGCCGGGATGCAGCTCGAACTTTTCGTCATCTCGTTCGAGAAGGACAAGATGACGCTGCGCGTGCCCACCGACAAGGCGACCGCCGTGGGGATGCGTTCGCTCAGCTCGCCGGACATCGTGTCCAAGGCGCTGGCGACGCTCAAGGGCAAGGCCCGGGTGAAGCGCGCCATGTGGTCGCGTCGTGCGCAGGAATACGAGCAGAAGATCAACTCGGGCGACCTGCTGGCAATCGCCGAGGTGGTGCGCGACCTGCACCGCACCGACGATCAGCGCGAGCAGAGCTATTCCGAGCGTCAGCTCTATGAGGCCGCGCTCGAGCGTCTGACCCGCGAAGTCGCGGCCGTTTCCGGCATCGACGAGGCCGGCGCCGCAAAGCAGGTGGACGAGGTCCTGGTCGCCCGCGCGGCCTGA
- a CDS encoding alpha/beta hydrolase, producing MDDAPLDVCGAPEGGRALWLRAADGARLRLAHWPGADPVLILPGRTEYIEKYGLVIADLAAAGRGALVVDWRGQGLSDRALPDPLKGDVADFTAYQHDLDAVLDAAGRIAPGPLPWLAHSMGGCIALRGLTRGLRPPAVAFSAPMLGLAQSPALGALIGALAAAARPFGLDRGYAPTTGPDFGLPSMAFETGNLTTDRAQFDRMQAQIRTDPRLSLGGPTLRWMGAAIAEMRALAALPSPAVPALFGLGGAEAIVSAQAIRDRVARWPQAALADYPGAKHELLMERDAVRADFLGRVLALFARDAT from the coding sequence ATGGATGACGCCCCCCTTGACGTGTGCGGCGCACCCGAAGGGGGGCGCGCCCTGTGGTTGCGCGCCGCCGATGGCGCGCGGCTGAGGCTGGCGCATTGGCCGGGCGCCGACCCGGTGCTGATCCTGCCCGGGCGCACCGAATACATCGAGAAATACGGCCTGGTGATCGCCGATCTGGCGGCCGCGGGCCGGGGGGCGCTGGTGGTGGACTGGCGCGGACAGGGCCTGTCCGACCGCGCGCTGCCCGACCCGCTCAAAGGCGATGTGGCGGATTTCACGGCCTATCAGCACGACCTTGACGCCGTTCTGGACGCGGCAGGCCGGATCGCGCCCGGCCCCTTGCCGTGGTTGGCGCATTCCATGGGCGGCTGCATCGCGCTGCGCGGCCTGACGCGCGGGCTGCGCCCGCCGGCCGTGGCGTTCAGCGCGCCGATGCTGGGACTGGCGCAGTCGCCGGCCCTCGGGGCCCTGATCGGCGCCCTCGCGGCGGCGGCGCGCCCTTTTGGGCTGGACCGCGGCTATGCGCCGACCACCGGCCCCGATTTCGGCCTGCCCTCGATGGCGTTCGAAACGGGAAATCTGACGACCGACCGCGCGCAGTTCGACCGGATGCAGGCGCAGATCCGCACCGATCCGCGCCTGTCGCTGGGCGGGCCGACCCTGCGCTGGATGGGCGCCGCGATCGCCGAGATGCGCGCGCTGGCTGCCCTGCCCTCACCCGCGGTTCCGGCCCTTTTCGGGCTGGGCGGCGCGGAAGCCATCGTCTCGGCGCAGGCGATCCGTGACCGGGTGGCCCGCTGGCCGCAGGCGGCCCTGGCCGACTATCCGGGCGCGAAACACGAACTGCTGATGGAGCGCGACGCGGTGCGCGCCGACTTTCTGGGGCGGGTGCTGGCGCTGTTCGCTCGGGACGCCACTTGA